Below is a window of Fulvitalea axinellae DNA.
GGACTTTCGTAAGGGTGGAGAATGACACCTTGGTCACCGGTTATCGCCAGACCCGTGGTTGGGCGCGTACCCGCAAGGTGTTTTTCGCCATGAGTTTCTCGAAGCCGATGATCAATTACGGTCATAAGAAATACGACAACACGAAATACAACGGCTTCTACCGCAAGTTTGACGAAACGGAAAACTTCCCGGAGATGGCGGGCAAGGAGATCCGGGCTTATTTCGATTTCGATACCCGCGACGGTGGCGAGGTGCTGGTGAAATTCGCCCTGTCGCCGGTAAGTACCGCCGGAGCGATGAAAAACATGGTGGCGGAGATTCCTCATTGGGATTTTGGGAAGACCGTAAAGGAAACCCGAAGCAAATGGAATAAGGAATTGGCCAAGATAAAAGTGAAGACGGATACCGAGGCCAAAAAGAAGACATTCTACACGGCGCTTTATCACAGTATGCTGGGGCCGGTAGTGTATGAGGATGTGGACGGGTCATACAGAGGGCTCGACCAGAATATCCATAAGTCCGACGGCTTTGTGAATTACACGGTATTCTCCCTTTGGGACACCTACCGCGCTTTGCACCCGCTGTTTAACCTGATCCAGCCCGAGCGGAACAATCATATGGTTCACTCCATGCTCGCCCACCACGACCAGAGCGTACACAAGGCCCTGCCCGTATGGAGCCACTACGCCAACGAGAACTGGTGTATGATCGGCTACCACTCCGTCTCCGTAATCGCCGACGCGTTGGCCAAGGGCACTACGGACATCGATCCGAAGCGGGCCCTTCAGGCTTCGATGAATTCTTCGACGATTCCTTATTTCGACGGCTTAGACAGCTATATGGAGCGTGGCTACGTAGCCGAGGACCTAAGCCCTTCTTCCGTCTCGAAGACTTTAGAATACGCTTACGACGATTGGTGCATTGCGCAGATAGCCAACGTGGCCGGAGATGCGGAACGTGGAAAGGAATACGGACTTCGCGCCGATTATTTCCGAAACGTGTACCATAAGGAAAGCGGTTATATGCGCCCGAAACTGGCTGACGGGTCGTGGAGGAAAGAATTCGATCCGTTGGATACGCATGGTCAGGGCTTTATAGAAGGCAACGCCTGGAACTACGGCCTATACGTTCCCCACAAAGTGGATGAGATGGTGGCGATGATGGGAGGCAAAGACAAGTTCTCCGCTCATCTGGACCGTATTTTCACTACGGAGATCGAAGACAAGTATATCGAGAAAAACGAGGACATCACCCGCGACGGCATCATCGGGAACTATGTGCACGGCAACGAGCCCGGCCACCATATGCCGTACCTTTATAACTGGACCAACGATCCTTGGAAAACTCAGGAGCGCGTGCGGATGATTATGGACACGATGTACAGCGCCGAGGCGGACGGCCTTTGTGGCAACGACGACGCTGGTCAGATGAGCGCGTGGTATATCTTCAGCGCCTTGGGCTTTTATCCCGTATTGCCGGGTTCTGACCAGTACGCTTTGGGTAGTCCCGCCGTGGAGGAAGCCGAGGTTTTGTTGCCGAATGGCTCCACTTTGAAAATAGTGGCCGAGAACCAGTCAAAGAAGAACGTGTACGTGGAGAAAGTTGAGCTGAACGGCGTGGATATCTCCGGTACCGAGATCAGGCACGGGGACTTGCTCAAGGGAGGCGAGCTGAGATTTTATATGGCTGATAAACCCAAGAAAGGTAAAAAAGGAAGCAAGGAACTGACCGCCGGCGTGTAGTGACTAATAGGCTTTTAGTTGGTATGTTTTGTTAAATTCATGGATGATTTTGCCGTGAAAGCTATAGGTGTATTTTATAAATTAACTATTTTCATGTTTTAATAAAATACATCAACAATAGCTCAAAACATATGACAGTAGCGTTCGAAAACGAATTTATTATTTACGGACACCAAGATGACTACGCCGTATTTCGGTACAAAGCCCCTACTCCTAATGATGAAATCCGAAAAGCGATCACGTCGTTTGTGGAATACGTCAAGGAACAGGGATTGAAAATGCACTTGGCGGATTCGGGAAACATGGGGACGGTAAGCGTTGAGGTGCAGGAATGGGTTGCCAAAGAGGTAATGCCCGAAATGGCGAAGAACGCGGGCGGAAAATACAAAATGGCCGGCATCTTGAGCGGTGACGTGTTCGCCTCTTTCGCTTTCCAGAACGTGGCCCGTCGCACGACAGTGGACGGGGTGTCGATGTGCATGTTCGATAACGAACCCGAAGCCGTGGCGTGGCTGAAAGAAGGGTTTGAGGATTAACTTGCTCGCTTCATCCGGTATGGCCTCTTTTGCGCTTCGGCGTATCTTTTTATGGTGCCGGATGAAGCTTTTTTTGATATTCCGTTTGGCTCCGTATGAGATCTATCGATAAAAACAAGGTTGGTTTATACCTGAAGTTGGGCCGGATATTGTCGCAGTTTGTCGGGGTGGGAAGTTACTTCGGATCCAGAACTTTTGATTGGATAAAACTGGAACGAAACGAGGCTTTGTACCGGGCCGTTTTGGTCAGGAGTTTTGATGAAGGGGACGAATACAGTAATGCCGTGATGACGTTTTCGACTGTAAACGAACTGGAAGGGGAGGACGACTTTTTTGAAGGAACAGAAGAAGAGCTTGTTCAATGGCTTGAAACGAAATTCGGGTTTGGGCTGGACGGATTCTGTATGCCTGATGATCTGAATGCCATATATGCGGATTTGGTATCGAAAGGTAAACTGGGTTACCATCTGGATATCAAGAACGATTGAAAAGAAGAAAGACCTTCCAAACGGAGGGTCTTTCCTTGTTTTTACCGAATCAATCGGGACTCATTTTTTGTCTGCCGGAAAAACCAACCCGATCTGTTTCCGGGCCTCGTCCATAATTCCGATAGTCTGCAAAGAGCGCTCGAAAGTGTTGACAGAGGATTCCGTACGGCCTTCGTTGATCGTTTTTACGAAATCGGCCACCTCGTAGCGCATGCGGTTGACGTGTTGCGGAACGGAAAGGTCTTCTTCCGATCCGTCCCTGCCCACGAATAGGATGCGTTCCGTAAGAGAGATACGCTCGATGATAATGGAGCCTTCCTCGCCCTGAATCTCCGAGGGAAGCGTGGAGTTATGCATTTTGGAGTGCGTGAGCACGGCCTCGAACCCATCGTAGCGCAGGCAAACGGTACCCATTCCGTCCACGCCGGTGGAGAGCATCTGCGCTTGGGCGTATACGCTTTCGGGTTGGCCGAACAGGTGGACGCATGGCGCCACGCAATAAACCCCGATATCGACCAGCGAACCGTTGGAGAGCGTCGGGTCGAAGGTATTGGTGTATTGCCCGGCCTTGTGCGAGTCGTAGCGTGAAGAGTATTGGCAGAAGTTGGCCGAAAAACGGCGGATTTTTCCCAAGCGGGGCAAGTTCTGGCGAATGGCCTCGAAGTTCGGCGTATGCGTGGTCATCATGGCTTCCATTAGCGTTACGCCACATTCTTTCGCCGTTTGGATCATGCTCCGGACCTCTTTTGTATTTGATGCGAAAGGCTTTTCGCAAAGTACGTGTTTACCGGCGCGCATCATGGCTTCGGCCTGCTGGGCGTGCATGGCGTTGGGGCTGGCCACATACACGGCGTCGATTTCTCGGCTTTGGCCGAAGGCTTCCAGACTGGTGAATACTTTCGGGATATCGTATTCGTCGGCGAACGCCCGCCCTTTTTCCTCCGTGCGGGAATATACCGCCACAGCCTCGATGCCTTCGCTTTCCTTAACGGCTTCCAGCAATCGTCCGGTGATTTTGCCAGTGCCTATTACGCCTAATCGTATCATGTTTGGAATATCGGTCTTCATAAGTTCTAAAAAATAGCGAAAAGTGTTTTCGCTCCGCTTTCCCAAAGATCATATCCAGAAGGTAAAAGGGAAAGCTTTAGGGGGGCTATCGTTCGCTGTTTTTTTTGGGTGAATAAAATCTTGGGACTTTTGATCGGAACGCCATGGCCGTTTCGGCAAAAATCGGGGCGGTATTGACAAGGCCGGAGACCGCCCGGCATTGACCGCCGAAATTGCGGAGGTATTTCGCAAGACATATTTCACGCACTTATGAAAAAGACTTTTTTGACGCTTTGGGCTCTCGTCGCTTTTGCGGGGGCAGTTTCGGCCCAGACCAAATCCGGCAAGGAGTTGCCGAAAGATTATCCCATCGTACCCGTGCCTTTCAACGAGGTGCGTCTTCAGGACGATTTTTGGTTGCCCCGCCTGAAGACCCAAGCCAAAACCTTGGTGCCTTTCGCCTTGGGCAAAACGGAAAAAGCGGTGGAGAACCTGCGTCGCGCCGGCGACTATCTACACGGCGTAAAGGGCGAGATGCCTTTCCCGCACCGTTTTATCTCTTCCGATTTGTATAAAGTGATGGAAGGCGCTGCCTACATCCTGATGGTGGAGGAAGATCCGGCTCTGGAAGAGCGTCTCGACAAGATAATCGACGTGATAGGACGTGCCCAAAAAGAGGACGGATACCTTTATGTGGCCCACGCCACAGGAGTTTCGAAGCATTATCGCGACAAGTGGGGCGGTGGCGGAATGGGCGACAAGCCGTACAGTTTTGTGCTTCATAGCCACGAGCTTTACAATATCGGGCATATGTACGAGGCCGCGGTGGCGTATTATCAGGCTACCGGAAAGCGGAAGTTTTTGGATATCGCCGAAAAGAGTGCCCAGCACGTTAACCGTGTGTTTTTTGAGGGGGAAAAAGGCTATAACGGAGGCAAACCGGTGAACCAGGCTCCCGGTCACCAAGAGATCGAATTGGGCTTGGTAAAGCTGTACCGCGCTACGGGCAATAAGCTTTATCTCGAAATGTCGAGAAAATTCCTCGACGTAAGGGGAATCACTTACAAACCCGACGGCGAGCGGGTAATGTCGGGCAGTTATGCCCAACAGCATGCGCCCGTAGCCGACCAAAGCGAAGCCGTGGGACACGCAGTGCGCGCCGCATACATGTACGCCGCTATGGCCGACAATATGGCCTTGCACGAAGACGACGCCTTTATGGGAGCTTTGGACCGCATTTGGCACGATATCGCCGATACCCGCATGCATATTACCGGCGGTTTGGGAGCCGTGCACGGCATTGAGGGTTTCGGTCCGCAGTATGTTTTGCCAAACAAATCGGCGTATAACGAGACATGCGCGGCCGTGGCCAACGTGTTTTTCAACTTCCGGATGTTTTTGCTGACCAAGGACGCCAAGTATATGGACGTGGCCGAGGTGTCGCTGTACAACAACGCCTTGGCCGGCGTGAATATGGACGGCAACCGTTTCTTCTACGTCAATCCGCTGGAGGCTACTGGCGACAAGCATTTCAACCAAGGTTCCGCCGGGCGTTCGCCTTGGTTCGGCACGGCGTGTTGCCCGAGTAATATCGCCCGCCTGATGCCGCAGGTGTCCGGCTATATGTATTCGCATACCGACGACGAGATCTACGTGTCGCTCTACGCTGCCAACGAGACAACCGTTGAGTTGAAGAAAACGGCGGTGAAATTGAGACAGGAAACCCGCTATCCGTTCGGTGGCCAAGTGAATATTACCGTTACGCCCGAAACCAAATCGAAAAAGAAAAGAACCTTCGCTATGAAATTCCGTCTGCCCACTTGGGCCCGTGGCGAGCGCTTTGTACCCGGCGAGCTGTATTCCTACGTAAACGACGGCGCCGGCGAATGGAGCCTGAAAGTAAACGGGAAGAAAGTGGAGTCCGGCATAGAGAACGGCTTCGTGACCGTACGTAGGGCATGGAAAGCCGGCGATAAAGTCACTTTTGAACTTCCGATGGAAGCCCGCTATACCAAGGCCATAGAAAAAGTGGAGGCTGACCGTGACCGATTGGCGGTAACCCGAGGCCCGCTGGTGTACTGCGCCGAAGGGGCAGACAACGAAAAGGCGGTACAGGCTTACGCCTTCGGAAAGCGTCCAGATAAGGGCGCCAAGAAATCGGAGACGATCAACGAAGGCCCTTTGCGCAACGTGGAGAGGATCACCGTGCCGGCCCGCCAAATCAGCGCCGATGGAGTGACGGCTTCGGAACTGAATATGGTGCCGTACTACGCTTGGAACAACAGAGGCAAAGGCTCCATGATCGTGTGGGTGCCGAACAAGGACGAGGTGGCTATGCGTTTTGTGGGGAAGAATCCGGAGAAAGGAATAAAGACGATAAAAGCCTCGTACACCCACAGCCATGACGCCGTATACGCGGCCATAGACGGCAAAATAGGCGAAAAGTCATCTGACGAGAGCATTTCTCGCTGGACATCCTGGAACAAGAAAGGCCAGAAGCAATGGTTGGAGCTAGAGCTGGAAAAAAGCCGTGAGATCCGTAGCGTAGGCGTATTCTGGTTCGACGATGCCAAGGGCGTAAGGCTCCCCGCCGAATGGTCGGTAGAGTACAGGGTAAACGGCGAGTGGAAGCCCTTCAAACTCTATGTAACCGACGCCTATAACCTGTTCAAAGATCAATACAACATCGTACACCCCGCCAATCGCCTGAAGTGCGACGCTATCCGGATCAATATGACGCCACGGAAAGACAGTGCGGTAGGAGTCTTGGAAGTGGATATCGATTATGAGGAGAAGGAACTCTAGGAGTTGGTGAGGATTAGTATAAAGTAAAGAGTACAGAGTAAATAGTCTGCTTTGGAAAGGCTTAATGATGCCGTCGTTTTACTCTGGACTCTTTACCCTTTACTAAAAAACGGCCCGCATGTCTGGCGATTTTGCGGAATGTCAATTGTCTGGCGCCCTGTTTTTCGGGGCGTTTTTTTGTGATTCTTTTTGAAAGGGGGATGATGTTGTTCTGGATTGAAAATCTGCAGGGAAGAAAAATATCGAACCTAATAATTGTACTTTACAGATTTTTAAATTAAAATCATCACGATTAAAGAGAAGGGAATAGAATATATTTTTTGTAAAAGTTATGAGACGAATAACACTTTTGATTTACGTTGGTCTTGTTATACCCTTTGTTGGTGTTGGGCAAGTGGCTAACGGCCTTATTTATTTTGAAAGGCAGGTTAAGCAAGCAAGCTTTGAAATTCCTATGAAAAGGTTTTCGGAAACAATCGATTACCGGGTTCTACAGTCTAAAGTCAAATATTATGACGAGTGGGGAAAAAAGCGCAAGCTAAGACCAAAAGACGCCAAAGAATTTAGGTTTACATACCAGGGAGAGGCGATAAGAATGGTCTCCGTTCCGGGTATTTCAAATATTTACAAATCAAAGAAAAAAAGTGAGGGGGATGTATTTCTTAAATGTGAGTTAGATGGTCCTGTTAAACTCCTTAAATATTTTGATCCTCCCCAAGTAGTAATGGCAGGTAACGAAGGCGATGGTTTCACTTCCAAGCCCATTCTGGTTAGCAAGCGGAAAGTAACTTATATTCTTATGCGAAAAGGATTGACCTTAGAGCTACGCCAGCCATTTTCTGTAAAGGATATTGTGTTGTTTTTTCCCGATTGCCCTGATCTTCATGAAAAGGCGCGGAAGAAGAGATTCGGTAACAAAGATTCGTTTTTTGTCGCAAAATATTATAATGAAAACTGTGCTGTTACAGAGTAACCTACCCTTCGATATATACTATTTTCCTTTAAAATAACGACGTTTCGAAATCATTTATAGCTAATATTATCAGGGCTATTTTGGAAAGCAGTCATAATTCGTCCATAACACCCATTGCTTGGATACACTCATCAAAAGTCAACTAATATAGATTCCAATTTGGTATTGATTTCCCCTGTTCGGAACCCTGTTTCTTTATCTTTAGGTGGGTCGGATCGGTTTAATATTATGCTTCTGTAATACCCGCCATATGAAGGGAATTCAATTTTCACAGTTTTCTTTTCCCCAGAAGTCAAGGTGACTGTAAGGTTAAATTCCGATGCTGTTGCCATAAAAATCTGATCAATTTTAAGATTATAGCTTTCGCTATTATCCATTGACGTAATGGAGAGAGATTCAATGTCGTCATTGGTTAAATAGCCCTTGGTCTTTACGTCAAAGAGATTTGTTGCGGGACGAAGCTCAATGCCTTTCTCGATCACTTCTTCCGTTAGCTTAATATTTGATTGACCAAACATAATTCTCGTTCCCCAATATTCGGTTGAGCCCAAGTACTTCATGAAATGGAAATTGGATAAGGGATCGCCTGTTCCATCCCAATGAAACACATTCCATACGGAAATATAAGAGTCTTCCCCGTACTTGATATTCTTTAGTTTTTGATCCTTTAAGTTCACCTCCTTGAAAATCTGAGGTTCGATTTTGCCTGTACGGTCAGTTACGACAGCGATGTATTTTTCATACTCATATTTATACTCCTCCGTCGCGGTCCTTATCAGTTTTTCGTCACTGTTTGTTCCAATGATTTCGAATGATGATCGAAGGCTAAAGCTTAGGTCAGCGACCTTGTGTTCCGGTTTTTGAATATCGGAAGTTGTGCAGGAAAATGCTCCAAATAGGGTTGCAAATAGAAGGTAGTGAGTGAGTTGTTTCATTTTGATAGGCATTTAAGCTTAGACCTAAAAATAACTTTAATTGTTTTTTTATAAACTTTTAATTATATAAAATATGATACGTAAGATTATAAAACATAGTGTTTGCAAATAAGTCTGACGAGAGTAGAATAAAGTGATGGTATTGCGCTAAATAATTGAGGGGGAAGATGAAAACAGATTGATACAGAATAATCCTAAAACCAGCTAAAAAACAGCGCCTGCCGATAAAATTGTCTAGATTTGTCCCATAGCCTCGTATCACGAAAGTCGCTACTTTTTACTCGTTTGATGTGTAATTCTAGATTTTCCTTTTACCCGAGGCGCTTTATGAAATTAACCGGGAGGTGCAATAAAATCCGCGGAAAGGCTTTGTGATAGAAGCACCGCCCGGCACCAAACAACTGCACTATGAAAAAAATCTCCGGAATCCTGATGGCGCTGGCCCTGTTGGCCGGTTGCGCGGGAAAGAAAACGTCTGTGGAGAACGCTACGGCGGACGGGCTTTCGAAACCGTTGGACAATCTCTTCGCCTTTTTCGACAACAACTCTTACAACGATTCGCTTGGCGTATATTTTTCCGAAGTGGATAATGCTGGGAAGTTGCTTTCGGAAAAAGTGTTTACCGTGGCGCATGACCGGCTTATTTACGGCCTTTCCTACACTTCTGACCAACATCCGGAGCGTTTGGCGAAGGCCAAACGCATGTACGCTTTTCAGAAAGAAAATCTGATAGGAAACGATTCTCTGGGACTCTTTTCCCATTCCTTTTCCGAAAAAGGAATGAATCCGAAGACCGAAATTCTTGACGTCTGGCAACAGGCTTACGGAATGTGCGGATTGGCTGAGCTTTACCGAAAGACGGGTGACAAACAGTTGCTTGAAACCATTCACGGCTTGCACAAAGGCTTCATAAACCGCTTTCATGATGATATCCGTGGAGGTTTTTGGGGAGAATATCACCGCAAAAACGGTCCCGTGGAAGGAAGCAAGTCTTTGCAGTCGCTGATGTATCCGATTACGGCGTATATGGCCAATCTTTGGTTGGCGGATAAGGAAAACCGTAATTTGTATGAGCCGTACCTGACCGAAAACCTTGCGCTCTTGGCAAAGAACGCTTGGAATGATGGCCGGGGTTGGGTAAACGTAAAGTTTGATGACAATTGGAATCCGTGCGAAAGTCAGGGTGAAAAGCCGTGTTTCACCGTAACGCCCGGCCACAACTTCCAGCTTTCGGCCCTTTTGCAACGGACCAAGGATTTCGGTTTTCTGCCAGCTAGCCTCTGTTCGGAATATACGGCCTTGGGCAGAAAGATTTTGGATGTGACGATGCGCAAACCAGTCTTCGATGAAACGGTGAAGCAAGGCTTCTTCAGTGAAATAAATCCCGCAACCGACAGCGTTTTGGATAAACGCAAAACTTGGTGGCAGCACGCCGAAGCGGTAATTGCGCTAACCCTTGCCGGAGATGGGCACAAGAACGAAGCGGATAAGATCAAGGCATTCTTCTTCGACAAATTCCAAGATTACGAAAATGGAGGCGAGTATTTCTATATTTCCGAAGACGATGTTCCCCACAGTCAGGAAATGAAAGGAAGTATAGGAAAGTCCACTTACCACACTATCGAACTCGTCCGGTTTCTGCGCGAAAGCTCCTTGAAAAAAGAGGCGAAACAGTAAGCGGATCTTGAATAACGTTTTTCAAAAGACATATCCCGCAAGCCAAGAGTTTGCGGGTATTACTTTTTAGGATTATGAGAGTACGAATAAAAAAGTTACTTCCAATACAGCAATTGGGGGCGATGATACTGTTGCCCCTTATATTATGGCTTCATTTCTCGAGTAAAAAGGAAAAAGAGGAAGTTGGAAAACAGAATACAGAGATCGTAAATTCAGGGCAACGATCAGAGCGGGAAGAGGTGGATACACATCCTCGGAAAGACAGTTTACGTTTGCAAAAGCAAACTATGGATGCGGAATAACTTGTTTGGAAAACAAGTCTGATTCCTACCCACAAACTGCGGGTATTTTTTTGTCCAGTTTCCGGTTAATATAAGCTGGTCTTTACCCTTTTTTTCCCGCCAATATAAATGCGCCGCCCAGTAATGCTACGCTAA
It encodes the following:
- a CDS encoding GH92 family glycosyl hydrolase gives rise to the protein MKRSFFLLIPCLALLSLALYSCQPTAERPAVVEEVPDFSRFVNPFVGTKNMGHTFPGATAPFGMVQLSPGTNQQPMYKDGAYNKKTYRYCSGYQYADSTIFGFAHTHFSGTGHSDLGDFSVMPTTGPLVLDPGLADVPGSGFRSGFSHKNEKASPGYYSVKLDDYGVKAELTASERVGFHRYTFPKADTSHILLDLVANIYGHKDKNVWTFVRVENDTLVTGYRQTRGWARTRKVFFAMSFSKPMINYGHKKYDNTKYNGFYRKFDETENFPEMAGKEIRAYFDFDTRDGGEVLVKFALSPVSTAGAMKNMVAEIPHWDFGKTVKETRSKWNKELAKIKVKTDTEAKKKTFYTALYHSMLGPVVYEDVDGSYRGLDQNIHKSDGFVNYTVFSLWDTYRALHPLFNLIQPERNNHMVHSMLAHHDQSVHKALPVWSHYANENWCMIGYHSVSVIADALAKGTTDIDPKRALQASMNSSTIPYFDGLDSYMERGYVAEDLSPSSVSKTLEYAYDDWCIAQIANVAGDAERGKEYGLRADYFRNVYHKESGYMRPKLADGSWRKEFDPLDTHGQGFIEGNAWNYGLYVPHKVDEMVAMMGGKDKFSAHLDRIFTTEIEDKYIEKNEDITRDGIIGNYVHGNEPGHHMPYLYNWTNDPWKTQERVRMIMDTMYSAEADGLCGNDDAGQMSAWYIFSALGFYPVLPGSDQYALGSPAVEEAEVLLPNGSTLKIVAENQSKKNVYVEKVELNGVDISGTEIRHGDLLKGGELRFYMADKPKKGKKGSKELTAGV
- a CDS encoding Gfo/Idh/MocA family oxidoreductase, with product MIRLGVIGTGKITGRLLEAVKESEGIEAVAVYSRTEEKGRAFADEYDIPKVFTSLEAFGQSREIDAVYVASPNAMHAQQAEAMMRAGKHVLCEKPFASNTKEVRSMIQTAKECGVTLMEAMMTTHTPNFEAIRQNLPRLGKIRRFSANFCQYSSRYDSHKAGQYTNTFDPTLSNGSLVDIGVYCVAPCVHLFGQPESVYAQAQMLSTGVDGMGTVCLRYDGFEAVLTHSKMHNSTLPSEIQGEEGSIIIERISLTERILFVGRDGSEEDLSVPQHVNRMRYEVADFVKTINEGRTESSVNTFERSLQTIGIMDEARKQIGLVFPADKK
- a CDS encoding glycoside hydrolase family 127 protein; translation: MKKTFLTLWALVAFAGAVSAQTKSGKELPKDYPIVPVPFNEVRLQDDFWLPRLKTQAKTLVPFALGKTEKAVENLRRAGDYLHGVKGEMPFPHRFISSDLYKVMEGAAYILMVEEDPALEERLDKIIDVIGRAQKEDGYLYVAHATGVSKHYRDKWGGGGMGDKPYSFVLHSHELYNIGHMYEAAVAYYQATGKRKFLDIAEKSAQHVNRVFFEGEKGYNGGKPVNQAPGHQEIELGLVKLYRATGNKLYLEMSRKFLDVRGITYKPDGERVMSGSYAQQHAPVADQSEAVGHAVRAAYMYAAMADNMALHEDDAFMGALDRIWHDIADTRMHITGGLGAVHGIEGFGPQYVLPNKSAYNETCAAVANVFFNFRMFLLTKDAKYMDVAEVSLYNNALAGVNMDGNRFFYVNPLEATGDKHFNQGSAGRSPWFGTACCPSNIARLMPQVSGYMYSHTDDEIYVSLYAANETTVELKKTAVKLRQETRYPFGGQVNITVTPETKSKKKRTFAMKFRLPTWARGERFVPGELYSYVNDGAGEWSLKVNGKKVESGIENGFVTVRRAWKAGDKVTFELPMEARYTKAIEKVEADRDRLAVTRGPLVYCAEGADNEKAVQAYAFGKRPDKGAKKSETINEGPLRNVERITVPARQISADGVTASELNMVPYYAWNNRGKGSMIVWVPNKDEVAMRFVGKNPEKGIKTIKASYTHSHDAVYAAIDGKIGEKSSDESISRWTSWNKKGQKQWLELELEKSREIRSVGVFWFDDAKGVRLPAEWSVEYRVNGEWKPFKLYVTDAYNLFKDQYNIVHPANRLKCDAIRINMTPRKDSAVGVLEVDIDYEEKEL
- a CDS encoding AGE family epimerase/isomerase, encoding MKKISGILMALALLAGCAGKKTSVENATADGLSKPLDNLFAFFDNNSYNDSLGVYFSEVDNAGKLLSEKVFTVAHDRLIYGLSYTSDQHPERLAKAKRMYAFQKENLIGNDSLGLFSHSFSEKGMNPKTEILDVWQQAYGMCGLAELYRKTGDKQLLETIHGLHKGFINRFHDDIRGGFWGEYHRKNGPVEGSKSLQSLMYPITAYMANLWLADKENRNLYEPYLTENLALLAKNAWNDGRGWVNVKFDDNWNPCESQGEKPCFTVTPGHNFQLSALLQRTKDFGFLPASLCSEYTALGRKILDVTMRKPVFDETVKQGFFSEINPATDSVLDKRKTWWQHAEAVIALTLAGDGHKNEADKIKAFFFDKFQDYENGGEYFYISEDDVPHSQEMKGSIGKSTYHTIELVRFLRESSLKKEAKQ